In Bos indicus x Bos taurus breed Angus x Brahman F1 hybrid chromosome 23, Bos_hybrid_MaternalHap_v2.0, whole genome shotgun sequence, the genomic window gagtcctaaccactggacctccaggaaattCCCTGATAGTTATATTTTTAGAATGCGGGCATTACTGCCTTCATTGCCCTCTCCCAGCACACAAAAACATACACAACGCAGAAGGAAAAGCTCCTGGGCATCCAGTATGGGTCtctagtttgttttttctttatgtgCTCTGGACAAGAGTTTTTGCCTTTGGATACCTAAAGCTTGGGCATTTTCTTGTTTAatgttttttgttcttgtttttttaaaaggacaaggTTTATTTTTCTCCCGAGGCTTTTTGCCGTCAagttattttggtttgtttgtatcGTATGATCTTTTAGACCTTCCACTTGACTCTGCCTCTCAGCCAGCAAATCTTCCGTTCCCTCACATGATGTCACTTCCTGAAGATGTCAAAGGCTCTTGCTTCCCGAGTGGGAATAAACGGAGTCATGAACCTTTCATTGCTCCAGAGCGATTTGGAAACAGCGCTGTGGGCTTTGGCTGTAACGTTCACTCTCAGGCGCCAGAGAAAGTGACACTTCTTGTGGACGGTACACGTTTTGTTGTCAACCCACAGATTTTCACTGCTCATCCGGATACCATGTTGGGCAGGTAATTGATGATAATTTCCTTCCAAATTAACTCTCTTCTCTATGAATAGAAATACCTGCTGTTTGCCTTGCATTAGATGTGAGAATGAAAACATTGAATCGCTTACTTTTCTACCTTGATACTTTTGTGAAACAGCATAAAAACCTTACATGTGTTGGTGATTTTGGGGGGTAGGTACTTTTGAGCCCCCACAAAGGGGAGTGCAAAAGGTCCAGGTGGCATCAATTTCTAAGACCTCCATCACTAATCAAGCTTTCTGAAACTAGATCTTTGTAACTGGCTGTTTTGTATGATGATGGCTCTCTCTGTTCTTCATGTTCCATTCTCTGTGCTGCTTCATTCAGAATATAGTCTTATTCTCCCCTCAGCATCTCCTGCCTCCAGCTTTTTATGACTCGAGTTTAGGAAAAGGAAAGCATCTGTTGAGGAGGATTACCGTCCCAGAAGTATTCTTAGAGCCTGGGCTGGGAGTGAGGAGCTCTCCTTCTAGCCAGCTGTACACACCTTAATGTGTAGAGCAGACTGGGATAAGAGTAAAATAATTtgagtgtatacacacacaaacatttggCTTTTCATCTAGTACTTAAGAGTGGATCTTATCTAAAGATTTAACCTCTCTCCAGACTTTGAACTGATTTTAACTGAATTAGAAAACAGAATGGACCACACCATTTGCTGAATTTTAGGCTAAGTGAAATCTGAGCTATTCAAATATGTGTCTacttacatatatacaaatgATGAACTGGCTGATGAACCAGCCAGTTTTAACTGAAGCCAAACCTATATATTTCTTAAACATATGACTTAAGATTAAGCTAgaacattaaaacattttctaaattggTCCTGTTTTAGACTTGACTTCATGTCTTCAGTCTTGGTATCTTCACCACCACTTTTCCCCAGGTCCCCCAAAGAAGGTGCTTCTTAGGATAGGCTATCTGTCTGAAGTAAGCTGTCTCTGAAAGTAGTgctcaagaaaagaaaggcaagcgTTTTCTGGGTAATAGACCCCTTTATCTAGGTGGTTCATCAGTGAGTCAGCCGAGGTCATGAATTCTGAGAGTTTCTTGGGTTTGTTCTGTCCTGTGGCTACATAAAGTATTCATATCCCTGGCCACTGAGCATACAGATGTGGGCCACTAGTCACAGAGGACAAGCTGAGAAACAGAATGATTAGTGCAGATCCATGCCACTCCTGGATGAATGGCTCTGAGGTGGGGTTATGTTTATGGCCTGTTGTTCACTATTTTGATTCATTGCTAGTAAGCTACACTTCACCCAAAACATTCCAGAAAAAAGTCAGCATTCTTTGAAGACTACTTTTATCAGATGGATTTTTTATGTACAGTGCAGATTTGGAGAGCATGTGACTTTTTTTCAGACCTTGGAAAGCACCCAGTTCAGGGTGGAGCATAACAGTTTTGAACAGCTGGACAGCAGGGCTTCCCAACAGGTTAAGAAAGGAAAAGGCAGTGAGTCCCCGTCGGGCTGACTGACGATACCGCCTGCCCTGTCCTTCGTGCTGGCTTCTCCTTCCACAGCTCCTGCACAGACATGCAGCAGGGGTAGTAGGAGTCATGGGGCCAGTTTTTCTGGAAGGGATctgagagagggaggagggatgggaaTGGATGAGTATAAAAACAAGGTTTCCTCCCTGTGCTTTCATGACCTCTGAAGTCAGCCCAGAGCAGGCCTGCCTCTCTGAAATATGTCAAACTGTTGATGATCtagttcttcctctcttttttggcTTGACCTGAAATTCCCATCATTAGTTACTCCCTGAATTGAAGAAGGGCATTTTTTCCAGAGCTCGGCTGTAAAATGTACCAGGAAAGGGAAAGCACTAACATCTGCACGAACTAGTTCAGATTTGTCTATCAGATGTTGAAAAGCAAAACTCAGAAACATCGAGGATGGCGTGCTGGATGGGTACATGCTGATGGGTGAGGGGGAGGAACAGGAAGGCTCAGGGGGAGACACTGTCACCCAGGATGCCAGTGCTCCAGAGACTTTGCAAGTGCCGCTGTGCGCCACAGAAGCTCACTGCCGGTGACCTGGGGAGGCTGCTTTGTTCCTTGTTGCACTCAAACACTGGAAGCAATTGCTGCCGCCTTTTTCTGTCTGAAGGGAGTTTCCTAAGACTTAAGTGTGTCTTATAGGGGTTGAGTCCTGGTGCTctgtttaaaattatattgtaaGAGGGGAATGGAGTCTTCCAGGATAAGGTAAAGAAGGGAGAGAAGTTTCATCTGTGGAGAATCCTGCTGGAGAGGGTAACACTGTTGCCTGGGTATCTTTCAGGATGTTTGGACCAGGAAGAGAGTACAACTTCACGCGTCCCAACGAGAAGGGCGAGTATGAGATTGCAGAAGGGATCAGTGCAACTGTGTTCCGAACGGTGCTGGTGCGTAGTGCCCTCATGTTCCATCCTCTTCCTGGGGGCATGCGTAGTCAGAAGCCTTCAGAGTTCCTCAGACTGCTCTGACTTCAGGGTTTGTCATTTCTAGTTATTgcctttcctgctttattttctcttcctgtaATTCTTAAGTCCTTCTTGCTTGTGTGAGCTCAGTCAGGTATCAGGTTGTGATTAAACATGTCAAGATGGCCAGGAGTCACTTTGCTGTCTAATGAATCACCAACTTGGTGATAGTTCTAGTAACCCAGCACTTTACCTGAACCAGGAATGAATGAGTCAAGGTTGAAGAGGGACGTTTTCATCTTGTTCTTTGACTACATTTCCTCTTTTCAATCTCTTTATAGGATTATTACAAAACTGGTATCATCAATTGTCCTGATGGCATCTCTATACCAGACCTTAGAGATACATGTGATTATCTCTGCATTAACTTTGACTTCAACACTATCCGATGTCAAGATCTGAGTGAGTACAGGAGAAGCTGCCAAATTGCATTTGAGCAGCTAAACTTTGAATTTGCttagaattaacatttttattactaaaCAGAAAGCATTTTCAGTGTGGGTTGAAGATCATCTGCAGAGAAGAGACATGGTACTAACCATTCCCTCTTTTGCTTCAAAACTCTGTGAGGAAGTAGAGTAAACACAGGAACGTGAGCGGGCTCTAAGGCTGGCTTGACCCCATGAGTCACCAGGCTAACTGCTTCCTCTCTTGGGATCTCAACTCTTTAACAGATAAGGATACTGATCCTCAGATACGACGTAAGGTTCAGTAATAGTCACAGGACATAAATTGGCTGGGTACTTCTTACATTTATCATTAACTTAGTGTTTGTTAAGTGCTTTAtagatgtgaaagtgaagtcgctcagtcgtgtccgactctttgcgaccccatggactgtagcccaccaggctcttccctccatgggattctccaggcaagagtactggagtggggtgccattgccttctccaggggatcttcccgacccaaggttcgaacccaggtctcccgcattccaggcagacgctttaacctctgagccaccagggaagcccttgtagaaACTTGCATTAATTTTCACAATTAACCCTTGAAAGATGGGTGATAATCTCActtaacaaatgaaaagatggaggAATTGGCTTGTTCAAAGCTCTAAACTTTAAAGCTGGGATAACTGATTTCTGAATACAGACTCCATGCTCTTATTACCTAAGCTttgtgaaatgattttaaaattctttaaagttcatgatacattttctttcatgttcCATGACGTTCTCTGGATGTGTGGTTTCTCCACTGAGTCTAGTACCCACTTAGAGAAAGTCCCTTGGTGTCTCCAAACCTTAGATTATTCCTCTCCTGTGGTACTCTAAATTGCAGTCCAGAGCATCTTCAGAAGAGGTGCTATAAAGAGTCATCCCCAAATAATGGTTAACCATTAACATAAATTAATGTTTGTGTTCTGATATTGCATGTTGAAAAAACCTCAACTGATCAGAATGCTCGGGGTTTATTAAACAGGAGATTGGTAGAATGTGTAAAGCATGTAACAAATTCAGCTTAATTATCACCTCAGAGCAGGAAACATTCTCTGCCCTGAAGTGAGCCACGTTTCTGGACCTTACCAATGATGACAGCCATTTACCTCATCATTTCACTCCGGTAGCGCCTGCGTTTGAGCAGAGGGTGTTCTCTTACATTTGTCTCCCAGGTGCTTTACTGCATGAACTGTCCAACGACGGCGCTCACAAGCAGTTTGATCACTACCTCGAAGAGCTGATCCTGCCCATCATGGTGGGCTGTGCcaagaaaggggagagagagtgCCACATTGTCGTGCTGACGGATGAGGATTCTGTGGACTGGGACGaagaccaccccccacccatgGGAGAGGAGTATTCTCAAAGTAGGAGCCCCGGCACGATGTAGATGTTTTCAGCAAGAAACGTGCTGCCCAGTCGTAGCTAGACCTTAGAACCAGTGGGCTGTCGCTGGTGAGCTGGTGAGCAGCACACTCACCTGGATGATCAGTCTGGTGATGCAGGTCTTTCATGCTGGGGCCTACCGTGAGCGTGCCTGCTTCCCACGCCTGCCCCTGGCATCCCTGCTAGGTCAGCACCGGCCACACGTGAAGAGGTgctttcattcctttctccatctgtttcatttttaaaccCTTTTGAATTGGTAGtaattcaaaattcagaaaatacaaaAGGATATACATCGAAAAGTTTTCTTCCCACACCTGCCTCATCTACCTagttttcctcttcagtttcttttatattcttccaGATTTATTCAGTGCACATACATAAGCAATTATGtacatgtttttttccccaaatgataCCATATTGTAGAGGCTGTTCTATATCATGTCTTAACATTAAAAGCTCCCACCATCTTTTTAATAcctgtatagtattccattgcatgacTGCCATAATTGATTTAACCAGCCCTTTTGGTTACCATTTAAGCTATGAATTATGGCTGATGCTCCAgtgaattatctttttaaagaaagtcttTTCACACACGTATATCCCTGTAGAATAATATCcctagaaatggaatttctgTGTCAAAACCTTTGTGCTTTTATGATTCTAATAAAATTTGCCAAATTATCTTCTCTAAAGGTTGAGCCAGTTTATAACTCACAAAACAGTATATGATGAgtttatttcccatttttcacCAAGACACAGTTttactgaaattttatatttgcCACTCTGGTAGGTGAAAAACGGCATCTTGCTggagttttaatttgcatttcttattccATGAATGAGActgaacatctttttaaaagccgttttaatttccttttctgttaacTGTAGTCATGCCTTTGCCCATTACAAAGTTGGATCGTTAGTCTTTTACTTAGTGGTTTGCAAAAGCTCTCTTTGTGACTACTCTCCATAGATATCAAGGAAACTAGCCCTTTGTAATAAGAGTGGCAGGTATTTTTCTCAGTTCCTTGTCTTCTtagctttgtttggttttgggtaAGCAGAGatgttttagtttttcctttatgACGTCTAGGTTTTATGTCATATCCAGAAAGCCTTCCCTACTCTGAGACTATGAAAATTTCTTAACATGGTTTCTTATGGTTgatttattatttaacatttactCTGTGATCCATATCAATTTTTTGGCATCAGGGCTCAGGTCATTCATTAGTCTGAATCTGTTAGCTCATCTCCTTTCTCTTACAAAGGTATTCACTCCATGACTAACCCcagacttattttttcttttccagttctttATAGCTCTAAGCTCTACAGATTTTTCAAATACATTGAGAATCGGGATGTTGCTAAAACAGTGTTAAAGGAACGGGGCCTGAAAAACATTCGCATTGGGATTGAAGGTAAAGAACAACCCGTCAGTATCCAGCTCGCATGGCCTGTGGGTATAGTTGGAGCTGTGGCCATATCTTATGTCCTTAAAACCTGGTTGCTGAGGGCCTAGAGAATAGAGACCCACATGGAAGCTACATTCCTACCCAAGTTTGAaattccagtttttgttttgcccgtatgttttcttttcatttccagttGAAAATGCTTTAAAGCAGCTGTAGGAATAAGTTCCAGTTAACTGCCTCAGGATACAGAGCAGTCAGGGCGAAGGACACTGGAGGGAAATGGAGGGCTCGTGGGCTCGCCACGTGGGAGGGCCATCTGTTTAGTCAGCTGTCCTGGTGAGGACCTTTCTGGGATCTGGAAGGGTCCTTCTGACAACTACCTTGGAGACTCGTTTTATTCCCTGCATATCTCTGAGGAATGTCTGGGTGTATTGACAGAACTGCTTTAAATGATTTGAGCAGGGGCTCCCAACCTGTGATCTCCATGGAAGCGTACTGGAGACTGACTGTCGGGAGAGTGCGGAAGCCATCCTGGTCTCCCCTCCGCAGGCCTTTTGACACCTGCGTTTTGCTGCTGTAGCTGTCTCGGTGTTGCCCACAGAACCTGTTACTGTGTCTGACTTAGGTTGGAACTTAAACTTGGAAGAGATTTTTGAGATCATCTATTAAACCTCTTTCTATTATGTCCTCCTTTATCTCTTTGATAACCATagggacagagggagaggggTCACTCCATTTCGCAGAGTAGCCCATCAGACTGTCCTACCATGAGAACATTCTTCCACAGTTGGTAGATGACCTCCTCCCTCTTCCGTCTTCGTTCCAGTTCTAGTCTGCGAAGGTGAATAAGATTTCTCCCATTTCCGTGTGACAGCCTTTTAGATACTGTAGGCAGCATCCCAGTTTTTCCTTTAGGCTTAAACATTTCACATTTCCTTACCTATTCATACAGGATGCCCTGTAGGCAACAGAATTAGAGGGCCACAATAGGATTTGTGTCCTGTAGTGCTGAAGCCAGTAAAAGACAGACCTGTGAAATTAGTAAGAGGCTTCTCCCCCTTCCATTAGAAGGAATACACTTTTTTGTTATTTCCCTTTCAGGGACAAGACCTACTAACCTGGGCAGGAGGGCAGCAGGCCGTGGGCACCGGGGGCTGGAGAACATGGTCTCCTCCCTGTGGTTTCACACAGTCTTGGCGATTTGGGAGGAAACTGATGCGGTTATAAAGAAGGAAGTATGGGAACCCGAGTGATCGATTTTCTGGGGTTATGATGGCCTTTTTTCCCCGTTTCAGGTTACCCTACctgtaaagaaaaaattaagaggaGACCTGGCGGCCGGTCAGAAGTAATCTATAATTATGTGCAGCGCCCCTTTATCCAGATGTCCtgggaaaaagaagaagggaagagtCGCCATGTGGATTTCCAGTGTGTCAGAAGCAAGTCCCTCACAAATCTAGTCGCTGCTGGAGAAGATGTCTTGGAGGACCAAGAAATATTAATGCACCATCCACCCCAAGTGGATGAACTTGACCGGCTGAATGCCCCACTTTCTCAGATGGCTTCTAATGACTTTCAGGATTAGGGCCGGCTGTGGGTCTGTCCCTCTGCAGGCCTTGTCTCTGTGTGGGATGCCCAGCCAGTCCTCCCCTGGTTTGTCTCACTGAGCAGGAGACATGCTTCTCCCCCgtcctttcctcttctcccatAATTAATCTGTATCCTTTTCAGGAAGCCTGTGCTTCCAGCAGGGGATGAAAAAGCACTCGCTGGTAATTAAACTACCAGCTTTGCAGCAGCCCTGGAAACTTGAAAATTTGGGGTCTGGTGCTGTTCACCAGGTCTGCATAACTggggaagcagagaaggaagtCAGGACTCCTGTTGCCTCATATTCGGCAAAGCAGTTCTCATCCTTCGCACTCTGTTCTTGGTTGTTGTTGATTGTTTTATACCAGGCACATTACTTAGCAGCAAAGGGACCAAACTTAAAAGGAGACAATCTGTACCTTCTACAAGCAAACTGTGGTGGGATGCTCATTAGAGGTTAGTGAAGGTACCATCCTGGTGGCATCTGTGCCCAGGCTGCCTCTGGGAAGAAATAGGCTCTTATTCAAAATGtccaaaaggaaattttaagagcttcagttcagttttgtttttcattattgcAGTGAACAATCTAAAACCTCACGGATTCTTTGACAGGAAGGATAATGCGTAACAGTGTTTATGAAACCTTTTTAGCTGCAAGGTTTTTGAGCCTAAACAGATTATTATTCCTTTGGAATGAAATTCACACCCAAGTTGAAGAAGCTCTCCAGATCAGGCCACTTTGATTCTCCTGGCTCGGAATCTGGCGTGAAGCTGTAGTCTTCACCCTAGGCTAGCATGTTGTCTGGGTGTGTCTGGGAGACCTCAGATATGGTGTAACAGGCTTTTAAGATGTGAGCAGTAAGTTTCCAAAAGTACTCAGTTTCTCAGTAGAAAGACCAGTAAGAGCTCGGGAAGAAGGACGGGGGGTGGATCTGAGTGGGGAAGCGTCAGTGGTTAGGCTTTGTCCCAGTGTAGGATTTTTCGTTGTAGGTTCATTTCATACTATGGAATACTTTAGGTATCAgggtattttgatttttaaataacctATCAGTTGCTCACACACTAGGTAAGAAAACTGTACTAAGATCAACCCCAAAAGAAGAAAGGGCAGAAGGGATCCAGCTTAGTGATTGCATCGCCGTGGGGTCACTCCTGTCTATACTGATGTCCCTGTGGCTGTGAACAGCAGAGCTCACTTCAGAGCTTATAGCTAGATGCGTCTTGAGACTTTCTCCCGTTTTGTGGTAGAGGTTGGCCTTCCAGTCACCGAGCCTGAGCATTTAAGAAGGGACACAGTTTCCTTCAAGTTCTTTAAGAAGAGGCCTGGTTTTCTTAAATTCCATATGATACCGTGTCCCATATTTCCATAAGATACTATAGGGAAGCTACTCAGTGCCATTTTATGACTGCCCTAGTCACAGTCCTCCAAAGGGAAAGTCAGAAGTGTGCTGACAGCTATTTTCCAGGCTTGATGAACAAGAGTGTTCTTAAGGCGTGTGTTCTGCACATGTGACCAGGACCAGTGTCCCAAGGCACGTCAGTGCTCTGTTCTTATTCAGAAAAATTAGGAGCAAGGGGTTAAACTGAGCCAACCCCCAGCTACAGAGTTACTCTGATGAACACTGGCATCCATTTGTATGGCTGATGGCCAGGGTTGCCGTTGAGGGTTAGTGTTATTTTGTAGCCCAGAGGGTAGTTTTAATTCTGTGAAAAGAACGGGCTCATATTTGAGGTCAGGTTTGGCTTTGACCTTACTGGTACTACATTTACACCCATGAGTAGTTGACCAGCCCAGATTGTTTAACGGTGCTTCCTTTACACTTTTCAGTTGACTTCCATGCCATCACAAAGGAAACTGGAGTCAAACTTTTGTGTAGTCTGTAGTAAGTATgtataatttctgttttatagctTATATATTAACATTTAGGGGTAAACGTGTCTTAGCTAACACAATTAGTCCTTGCTTAGGTACAAAGCTAGGTATGAAAGTATGGCTTGTACTCTGTTCTGTGTAAATAATTTAACTTCCTCAGGCTTTCACAAACtaggtcttttttccccccagaattgGGCTGACGTGCTTTTGGACCCAGCGCTCGGGTTTGAGTGTGCTGGAAATGCATGGAGGTGTCACCAggcgctgggggctgggggctggggggcgaGCAGGGCCTGCAGGCTCCCTCTGGTGGAGAGGCGTGTCTTCGGCGGCCCCTCCCCTCTGGCCTGGAGTGAAGCATCGCTCTAATTTGGTGGCTCCTCTCAGCCACAGCTGCTGTCCCCAGGGCCAGGACATTCCACAGTTCTCGAAGGGCCAAGAGCTGGGTTACAGTCACTCCCATCAGGAGTCAGCTACTGGCCAGCTGGGCAAGAGGTGTTTCTCATGAAAAAGGTAGCACTCAGGTTTGGTGTTTTTTTCCTAAGTGCCTAAATAAGAAAGCCAGGCTGTTTGTACAgaaacattttcataagaaaatggTTTTGCCCAGACTGTCTTATTCAGAGGTATCTGTGTCAGCAAGCAGATAAACCTGAATTGAGGTTTAGGATCTGAGTCTGTGTATGCATCAGGTCATAGATAGCTGATGAGGAAACAGTTGCCATTAAGGAACTGGATGCAGGCATGGAGACAGTGTTAAAATGTGTCTGAGATGACTTAATGGTTTCTCCAAAGTggagaaaaggaattaaaagaatgACAGAAAAAAGGGTAAGGACGCTAGAAAGTAGCTTAATTTATTGCACAATATGCAATAGCCAATGCTGTTGTGAACTAAATTCCGTGTGGTAACCTAACATATGCAGGTCTGTGGAAACACTGTGGAATAAGCCCAGGAAGGATGGATAGTGTTCCAGCTGGTCCTCCTCGGAGGAAACACAGCCAGAGTGTGCTGGGAGCCTTAACTGAGTAATAGTCAATAGAAGGTTAAGAGTCAGTCTTGGTGATTCACTCAGTGCCACTTCTTGCCATCATTTTTGAAACTGTTAAACTGGGCATAGTTCAGAAAGCAGACCTGAGGCCTTTGTGGGAGATGGAGCCGTTCGTGCTCTGGCGGGATACCATCTGCAGGAGAACATGACATTTCCTCTTTAAGGCAAAAGGCTTGTAGGTTTTGCCTCTTTACTTTGTATTTACCTTTAAAGTTCCATTTGTTCACCTACCAGTGTTTACCAAGTCCTTACATTTGGGatgctttttctataataaaatgttaCCATTTGTGTCcatgttgttttgttgttgctggttTTAGAGTAGGTTTGGAGCCAGGGCGGCACACAGGCTGTCCGGAGGGTCTCTTCCTTCCCACACAGCAGGGAGCTTACCTGGAGTCCATGTGCACTTTCCCCGCCCTGCGGCTCCTTGTGATTCCCAGGTTCCAGAGCCCTAAGGGTCTGCCTTCTCAAGTGTCTGGTTAACTTGCATTCAAGACCTCTTGAACCCTCAAATCCAACTAAGTAGGACCCTACAAAGCCAAATGTAAAATAAGGTAGGACAGCTCATATGTCTTATGAACTAGTTTTGGTTTAGAGCAAGTGAGGAAACATGGCAGGAGTGAAAGGCAGGTGAGAAGGTGGGTCCCTGGAAAGGACACCTCGCTCCTCCTCTGCTCTGTCTCGGCCTCTACTCGGGTCCTCCTGGACTCCCTCCGCTCACTTCGCCTGGGAGCTTATTCGTGATACAACTTCAAGGGTGCTAAACAAGCCGGCCTCCCTGGCAGGCCTGCCCTTAACAGCACAGAGGTTAAGAACATGCTCTGAAGACATGGCCTGTTGAGGATGTTCAAGGCCGAACTGCTTAATCATGGGGACACGCTGCCTAGGATGCAATTCCCTCCCTCAGAGGGCTTTTATAATTGCCTGGAGAAGACAGATCCATAAATAGTTGAGGTCACTTGGGAATCCCAAAAGGGTAGAGTAGCCAGTTCCTGTGAGGATTAGAGGAGAGTTCATGAGAGGATTCTATACATGACACATGAACCGAACTGTTAAAGACAAACAGTACTTTTGGATCCATGAATCTAAATGGAAGACATTCCAAACCAGTTCAACTGTATAATCAAAGATGCGAAGGTGAAACAGTTGCCTACTGTCATGAGGGAAGAGGATGGGGGCATGCAGAAGTAAGGCCAGAGTAAGGACTCCTGTATCTCAGACAAGGTGTTTGGTCTCACTGCATAAGCTATTGGGAGCCTTAAGGGttttatcaataacctcagataggcagatgacaccacccttaaggaagaaagtgaagaggaactaaagagccttctttgatgaaagtgaaagaggagtgaaaagctggcttaaaactcaacattcaaaaacctaacatcatggtgtctggtcctaccacttcatggcaaatagatggggaaacaatggaatcagtgacagagtttattttcttgggctccaaaatcactgcagatggtgactgcagccatgaaattaaaagatgctcctaggaagaaaagctacgacaaacccagacagcatattaaaaagcagagacattactttgccaacataggtctgtatggtttttccagtagtcatgtatggatgtgagacatggaccataaagaaggctgagcactgaagaattagtggttttgaactgtggtgttggagaagactcttgagagtccccttggactgtaaggtcaaaccagtcaatcctaaaaggaatcaatcctgaatattcactggaaggactgaagctgaagctccaatactttggccatctgatgtgaagagccaactcattggaaaagaccctgatgctgggaaagattgaaggcaggaggagaaggggacgacagaggatgagacggttggcatcactgactggatggacctgagattgagcaagctctggagttgatggacagggagcctggcatgctgctgtccgtggggtcgaaaagagttggacaacagtgagtgagtgaacaacaacaggttTTATGCAGGAAAATGACATGACCAgatctgaaattttaaagaatttccttGGCAGCAGGGAGAACAACAGACTTGAAAGGGGAAGGAATAGGAACAAAGAGGCCAGCAAAGAGACCACAACAATGGATTCAGCAAGGAATGATGAAGACTGGCAGGACGGACGAGCACACCCAAGAATTATACATGTTCACTGATGGGAGTTGTGTAAGAAATTTCTGGCTTGGATGGCAGGAAGAATGAGCTAGAAAGAAGGCAGTGGAAGCAAGAGAAGCTCCCTAAACAGTTTGTG contains:
- the KCTD20 gene encoding BTB/POZ domain-containing protein KCTD20 encodes the protein MSVRRGTESDRLLQQEASCLMDEASAAAQEKEANSPASSGLQNLTYPLGPRNDDLPLDSASQPANLPFPHMMSLPEDVKGSCFPSGNKRSHEPFIAPERFGNSAVGFGCNVHSQAPEKVTLLVDGTRFVVNPQIFTAHPDTMLGRMFGPGREYNFTRPNEKGEYEIAEGISATVFRTVLDYYKTGIINCPDGISIPDLRDTCDYLCINFDFNTIRCQDLSALLHELSNDGAHKQFDHYLEELILPIMVGCAKKGERECHIVVLTDEDSVDWDEDHPPPMGEEYSQILYSSKLYRFFKYIENRDVAKTVLKERGLKNIRIGIEGYPTCKEKIKRRPGGRSEVIYNYVQRPFIQMSWEKEEGKSRHVDFQCVRSKSLTNLVAAGEDVLEDQEILMHHPPQVDELDRLNAPLSQMASNDFQD